From one Tsukamurella tyrosinosolvens genomic stretch:
- a CDS encoding TetR/AcrR family transcriptional regulator codes for MAGGTKRLPRAVREQQMLDAAIKVFSRNGFYETSMDAVAREAQISKPMLYLYYGSKDELFAACVTREAGKFMRSIEFDASPTLPPSQRLRSVIAGFLKYVDQNRDAWRVMYRETTGQAAFAALSENSRERVVEMTAVLLREAAKYAPEDTDFELYAVALVGSGEAIADRLATGKVELDRAVEIMTSFLWGGIRGERPE; via the coding sequence ATGGCCGGTGGGACGAAGCGTTTGCCGCGCGCGGTACGCGAGCAGCAGATGCTGGACGCCGCCATCAAGGTGTTCTCGCGCAACGGCTTCTACGAGACGTCGATGGACGCGGTGGCCCGTGAGGCGCAGATCAGCAAGCCGATGCTGTACCTGTACTACGGGTCCAAGGACGAACTCTTCGCCGCGTGCGTCACGCGCGAGGCGGGCAAGTTCATGCGCAGCATCGAGTTCGACGCCAGCCCCACGCTGCCGCCGTCGCAGCGCCTGCGCTCGGTGATCGCCGGCTTCCTCAAGTACGTCGACCAGAACCGCGACGCCTGGCGCGTGATGTACCGCGAGACCACCGGCCAGGCCGCCTTCGCCGCGCTCTCCGAGAACAGCCGCGAGCGGGTCGTCGAGATGACCGCGGTGCTGCTCCGCGAGGCCGCCAAGTACGCGCCGGAGGACACGGATTTCGAGCTCTACGCCGTCGCCCTCGTCGGCTCCGGCGAGGCGATCGCGGACCGTCTGGCCACCGGCAAGGTCGAGCTCGACCGCGCCGTCGAGATCATGACCTCGTTCCTCTGGGGCGGCATCCGCGGCGAACGCCCGGAGTGA
- a CDS encoding glycoside hydrolase family 3 N-terminal domain-containing protein, whose translation MQKFRNLTILVIAAAGVAACGPSNPDAALSTTTVAQAPSATRSAAPSSGPGRPVTCASDFLAKLSVREKAGQLLMVGVKDAADARRAVQQGVGGVFIGSWTDKSVFSGGTLQGVAKAGKVPAMVSVDEEGGRVSRVPGANLVSARELARTKTVAQARAEGARVGKLLKSMGITVDFAPDADVSAQSDDSVIGDRSYSNDPAVVVKYSQAFAAGLRDGGVYPVFKHFPGHGSSSGDSHQGGVSVPPLNALKAKDLVPFRAAVDTGDAGVMVGHLTVPGLTEPGLPTSLSPATMRLLRDGAGYGAKPFDGPIFTDDLSGMKAITDRFSVPQAVAKSLEAGADVALWISTDQLGAALDAVEASVKAKRITMRRLDDSVLRVARVKHAVRC comes from the coding sequence ATGCAGAAGTTTCGGAACCTCACGATCCTGGTGATCGCCGCGGCCGGCGTCGCGGCGTGCGGCCCGTCGAACCCCGACGCCGCGCTGTCCACGACGACCGTGGCGCAGGCCCCGTCGGCGACGAGGTCCGCGGCACCGTCGTCGGGCCCGGGACGCCCGGTGACCTGCGCTTCGGACTTCCTCGCGAAGCTCTCGGTGCGGGAGAAGGCCGGGCAGTTGCTCATGGTCGGCGTGAAGGACGCGGCCGACGCCCGGCGCGCCGTGCAGCAGGGCGTGGGCGGCGTGTTCATCGGTAGCTGGACCGACAAATCCGTGTTCTCGGGCGGGACGCTGCAGGGCGTCGCGAAGGCCGGGAAGGTGCCGGCGATGGTCTCCGTCGACGAGGAGGGCGGCCGCGTCTCCCGCGTGCCCGGCGCGAACCTCGTCTCGGCGCGCGAGCTGGCGCGCACGAAGACCGTCGCGCAGGCGCGAGCCGAGGGCGCGCGCGTCGGCAAGCTGTTGAAGTCGATGGGGATCACCGTGGACTTCGCCCCCGACGCCGACGTCTCCGCCCAGTCCGACGACTCCGTGATCGGCGACCGCTCGTACTCGAACGACCCGGCCGTGGTCGTGAAGTACTCGCAGGCCTTCGCCGCGGGCCTGCGCGACGGTGGCGTGTACCCGGTGTTCAAGCACTTCCCGGGGCACGGCAGCTCGTCGGGCGACTCGCACCAGGGCGGGGTGAGCGTGCCGCCGCTGAACGCCTTGAAGGCCAAGGACCTCGTGCCCTTCCGCGCCGCGGTCGACACCGGCGACGCGGGCGTCATGGTCGGCCACCTGACGGTGCCCGGCCTCACGGAGCCGGGCCTGCCGACCAGCCTCAGCCCGGCGACGATGCGCCTCCTGCGCGACGGTGCCGGGTACGGCGCGAAGCCCTTCGACGGGCCGATCTTCACCGATGATCTCTCCGGGATGAAGGCGATCACCGACCGGTTCAGCGTGCCGCAGGCCGTCGCGAAGTCGCTGGAGGCGGGCGCCGACGTCGCGCTGTGGATCTCCACCGATCAGCTGGGCGCGGCGCTCGACGCCGTGGAGGCCTCGGTGAAGGCGAAGCGCATCACGATGCGGCGCCTCGACGATTCCGTGCTCCGCGTGGCGCGGGTGAAGCACGCCGTACGCTGCTGA
- a CDS encoding DUF2613 family protein encodes MDRTSIIASATAALAGIVVAVALALVSGAAVAQTSPTTDVNTVSKDKGFLQGSSNYGERDDSGANK; translated from the coding sequence ATGGACCGCACCTCGATCATCGCCAGCGCCACCGCCGCGCTCGCCGGCATCGTCGTCGCCGTGGCCCTCGCACTGGTGAGCGGCGCGGCCGTCGCGCAGACGTCGCCGACCACCGACGTCAACACCGTGTCGAAGGACAAGGGCTTCCTGCAGGGCTCGTCGAACTACGGCGAGCGCGACGACTCGGGTGCCAACAAGTAG
- a CDS encoding SMP-30/gluconolactonase/LRE family protein, whose translation MRRNRTPLRPVALAAAVLAALAVTPATAGAAPSNQACGGWRTTVLRSGMGALENLAFDGTGTVYLSRQNVLTGKGSLLAGAAPGALRTVVDLPNPGGIVVRGGAVHVATANSAPSGLLGKPDGTVTVVDPATGATRIVASGLTMPNGLALLPDGRAVTSTVLGPRQGIVATAPGGVPVPFALRGEPVNGLWFDGASGRLWASTATTATTRLYAIDPAHPDRPRRYEVPGFGPGHFADDLTVGPDGAVYAALDLPGTVVRLDPATGAQCTIATGHRGVTSVRFGRGPGWDGAALYATTLTGKLLRLAR comes from the coding sequence ATGCGAAGAAACCGCACCCCGCTCCGTCCCGTCGCCCTCGCCGCGGCCGTGCTCGCCGCCCTCGCCGTGACGCCCGCGACCGCGGGAGCGGCACCGTCGAACCAGGCCTGCGGGGGCTGGCGCACGACGGTCCTGCGGTCCGGCATGGGCGCCCTCGAGAACCTCGCCTTCGACGGCACCGGCACCGTCTACCTGTCCCGGCAGAACGTGCTCACCGGGAAGGGGAGCCTGCTCGCGGGCGCCGCGCCCGGCGCGCTGCGCACCGTCGTCGACCTGCCGAACCCCGGCGGGATCGTGGTCCGCGGCGGCGCGGTGCACGTCGCGACGGCGAACAGCGCGCCGTCGGGGCTGCTGGGGAAGCCGGACGGCACGGTGACCGTCGTGGACCCGGCCACCGGCGCGACCCGCATCGTCGCGTCCGGGCTGACCATGCCCAACGGCCTCGCGCTGCTGCCCGACGGCCGCGCCGTGACCAGCACCGTCCTCGGCCCGCGGCAGGGGATCGTCGCGACCGCGCCCGGCGGCGTGCCCGTGCCCTTCGCGCTGCGCGGCGAGCCCGTCAACGGCCTCTGGTTCGACGGTGCCTCCGGCCGCCTCTGGGCCTCGACGGCCACCACCGCGACCACGCGGCTCTACGCCATCGATCCCGCGCATCCCGACCGGCCGCGCCGCTACGAGGTGCCCGGGTTCGGGCCGGGGCACTTCGCCGACGACCTCACCGTGGGGCCCGACGGTGCCGTCTACGCCGCGCTCGACCTGCCGGGGACCGTCGTGCGGCTCGACCCGGCGACCGGCGCGCAGTGCACGATCGCGACCGGTCACCGCGGCGTGACGTCGGTGCGGTTCGGCCGCGGCCCGGGCTGGGACGGCGCCGCGCTGTACGCGACGACCCTCACCGGCAAGCTGCTTCGGCTGGCCCGGTAG
- a CDS encoding universal stress protein, with amino-acid sequence MSVPVKVLIAYDGSESSQRAVKYASKVLAQGRDAEAIVVTAWESTIHQAARLSAMSGVAGAGAAETALTRESDVVHAEAKKTNQQGVDLAAAAGFTAHGELIEVSTTVWTALIAASDTFDVDVIVSGSRGVSGIRSLWHSSVSEHVLRGCKRPVMIVPSGCAELDL; translated from the coding sequence ATGAGTGTCCCCGTCAAGGTTCTGATCGCGTACGACGGCTCCGAGTCCTCCCAGCGCGCCGTCAAGTACGCCAGCAAGGTCCTCGCGCAGGGCCGCGACGCCGAGGCGATCGTCGTCACCGCGTGGGAGTCCACGATCCATCAGGCCGCCCGCCTGTCCGCCATGTCCGGCGTCGCGGGGGCCGGTGCCGCCGAGACCGCACTCACCCGCGAGAGCGACGTCGTGCACGCCGAGGCCAAGAAGACGAACCAGCAGGGCGTCGACCTGGCGGCCGCCGCCGGCTTCACCGCGCACGGCGAGCTCATCGAGGTGTCCACCACCGTGTGGACCGCGCTCATCGCCGCGTCCGACACGTTCGACGTGGACGTCATCGTGTCCGGGAGCCGCGGCGTCTCGGGCATCCGGTCGCTGTGGCATTCGTCCGTTTCCGAGCACGTGCTGCGCGGATGCAAGCGGCCGGTGATGATCGTGCCGTCGGGCTGCGCCGAGCTGGACCTGTAG